The Silene latifolia isolate original U9 population chromosome X, ASM4854445v1, whole genome shotgun sequence genome contains the following window.
AACCGAGCAGGGATAGACTCCACCTCTGCCCAAAATATACTATAAACTGGCCTATGATCGGAAAATCTCGACTCTGCCCGGACATAAGACAACTGGTGGAGTCCGCTTCCATGCCACAGTATCCTGTCACACCTTCATGAGCCACAGAGACAGTTAGAATGTGGATTGTTACATCACTGTTTAAACATGCTCCATGTGTACTAGAATGTCATATCATGTTTTGATTGACACGCTTAACGGTTGACAGCATGAGAATCTGTTTACGCCGCTTCTTTTTCAAGTCCTTTTAATATTCTTCCGTTTTGGATATGATGAAACAAACTAAAATAGCTTTACTAAATTGGAGGCAGGTGAGCTTACCATGCAGGCGTCCTTCGTTTTTCCTTTGGATGCATATCGTCTCCTGCATATCTGTCAGAGTTGTGAGAATACTTGTAAGTTGGCGGAAAGTATATATTTCCCTCGTTCCACCCCGAAAACACATGTCCTCTTCTCTGTTCCATTCGAAGCTACAGACAACAAAACCCAACCAAATATCACAAGGGTTAGTAACTTAGAACTAGATTCGCGATGACAGCCATAATAATAAGAACAAGAACGAGAATAATTTACGAGAGTTAAAAACCTGATCCTTTTCTAACAAAGCCCTCCAATTTTGCATCTCAACAAGTGCTCTGACAGACCGATAAGGGAGAGTCAACCGATAATTCAAGTCCCCAAGCCAAATGACTCGACTGTATCAAAACATAAATCACAAGGGTTAAATTGCTTAATTATGCGTAACAACGTCAAGAAAATCACGAACCATTCTTGGAAGAACAAGATCTTACTCATGCTCAACAATGGTCTCTGGGGACTTCTCTTCACCTGTGCTACTGACACGCGGAAATCTGGTCTTTTTAAGGATTTCCATAACATCAGCATTTCTACGCAGCTCGTCACCTTCTTTCTGCCCCGAGGTTAGATGGGTACAAACAAAACAGAAGCTGGTCTGATGCAACAGCATGCTGACTGCAATGGAACCCTATAGAAAGATATCAAAACAGCATTCTTTAATTGGTACTCCGTATATATTGTTAATCAATCCTCAAAAGAAAACTACGCGCAAGAATTTATACCTTATTTCCAAGGTAACCCATCAATCCTCGGCCAACACAAGAGACTTTCACATTGCGTACATGCTCCCTCAAATCTTTCCTGACCCATACTGTGAGATATATACCCACCATTTGCTTGCTCACGATCAAACAGTACCTTGATTGCTTTGGTTGTCTATAACCAATGTCGCTGTGGGCGGACCCACCACAAGACATTGGTGAAAATAGCACTGTACTTGGTGAATCACCGGGATAATAATCTTCTTCTGATGAACCCCATTTGGAAAAATCACTTGGCCTATAATCACTCGGCCTATAGTCACTCGGTCTGTAATCACTAGGCCTATAATCACTAGGCCTGTAGTCACTTGGCCGACAATCACTGGGGCGGTAATCACTTGGTCGGTAGTTACTTGACCTATGACCAAAAATAGCTCGGTCACACACGCTATAACGTCTATCAAGGCGTGGCTGTGAGGATGAAGGGTCATTTTCGTTTTTCCAACTGCCTGTGGCCTGAAACGACCTTCGATGAAAAAAGGATGCTGCCTTGTGACGGCTAGACCCTTCAAAATCAGCATTCATTTCGATAATTGGAGTTGGGACAGGTGATGGGGTATGATTCCCACTGCTCCCACAGATTCCAGGCCGGTTATTTAatgtctttcttatgagggagaCCCATTTCTTAGCAGGACCATTATCTTCTGATCCTAAAATATTACTTGGATTTAGCGGCACAATTTCCTGAAATCTGCGATAATAACCAATATTCAAGCTACTTATCTAAAATCACATTCATAAAAACTTAAATGAGAAATACATAGGATTCGGATTAGTCTCACATAAAATGCCGTCTTAGTCTTATACAAGACTCACTGATTTAAAACCGAAAGGACACTCAACTATCCTGTCGGTAAGTGTGAAAAGTTGCCCGTAAGGTAGAGTCgagtggttaaaacttgggtgaaattccCAGGAGACCCAGGTTCAAGCCTCCCCAAGAGCAAAAATCTTGTGGAGCATTCTTGGCATGAGCCCATGCCTTATAGACTTCAAGCCTGTCACCCTCGGGTGGCTTTCCTAGTATACGTGGTTTGCACCAAAGGTAGCGGCTGCGGGTTctctcgtcaccaaaaaaaaaagtgtgaaaaGTGCAGTAAAAGGTAAAAACAAAAATTTACCCAAGCACATATATATCAGCAGCAGGTGAAGCATGAAGCCAGTCATCAAGGCTCATATTACTTGGAGGCGATTTTCCGGCCACATTCCATGTTCCTACAAACACACTATATATTCAATTGAATAAAGAAAACCAGTTAGAAATAATTCATAATACAACTCCTATGATTCATGTACAAATATATGCCAGTAGTTAAATTCACCTATGATTCTGCACATCTATAATTCTTGGATGCTCAAGATATTCACCACCACCGCGATTTAACCCGTCTGTTTTTATGTTAAATTTCTCTGCACCATCAAAACCcgaatcaaaatcaaaacttttcGACAACCATTATTtagcacaaattcttgtttcagacccACACTTTTCATCTTATTTTTCAGACGGatatatgtgaccattttatagttTACGGTACGTTTTTCAATAGTGGTCACATTTAACTGTAAAATAGTTACAAAAtcccgtcttattatttcagaccaaaaaggcccgtctgaagcaagacgcacTAATTATTTAGAACTTGCAAAAAGTTTAAAACTTGAATTAACAATAAACCTATTTTGCTCTTCTTGAGATTACTTTGCTCTCTTTCAGAAAAACTGCTTCTCCATTCAACTTCACCTGATCAATCCACACATTTCATCGTGTTAGACCGTCTTATATATAAAAACACTCATTTATTGACAAACTTTATTCAATAATTTGGGTAACCAAAAACAgccaaaaaaatagaaaatgagACAAATAATAAGACAAAATCATTGGGAATTTGATTTGGCACCATTAATAATATATTTACCATAAATTCACACTAATCCAATAGGACCGTTTAAGGATCATATTGCCTTAATTAGacacaaattttgaaattttaataaaaaaaagggTAATTGAAATTGAAATATTTTTTTGACAGCagtaaaataacaataacaataacaatgatacAATTGAAATAATTTTTTTGACAGCGGTAAAAATAAGTCGATTACataaaatcaaataatcataATCATACCTCCAAAAGCAAGTTCATCAGCATGATAATCTTCAGCTTCTCTTTTACTCTTTATATTAAACCACTTTCTAATCAATGATTTTGACCATGAAAGCTTCACCAATACACAAGtttaaaaccaaaaaaaatgtTAAAATCATCATTAACTTCATTAATCCTCGTCCAAAAATACAGTACAAAAAAACTCAAACCGTCGAATaaaaaatgaccattttatgataaatattgACCATGGTCTCATAGTATAATTTGcgcaagaaaaataaaataaaataaaataaaacaaacctTGCTTTTCTTGGGTTTTTAATACTCATcccaaaaatcccaaaaatacaatacaaaaaaaaaaatttcaaacccTGAATaaaaaatgaccattttatgataaataatgacCATATGACGGTCTCATAGTGTAATTTGcccaagaaaaataaaataaaataaaataaaaaaacaaacctTGCTTTTCTTGGGTTTTGCATCTTCTCTCATTGTATCAACAATTCTTCATAAAGCTTAAATCTTTAATTCTCCTCCCTCCGCCCCCTCCACTAATTTCGAAACGATTTTTAAAATCGTTTCGTATTATTACAAATTTGGCACGCTCGGTGAGACCAGTGGGACGGGTGGTGAGTTAATAAAATTGGCACGCTCGATGGGACGACTTGAGTAACAACTAATAATGTTGTAGTAGTAGAACAGGAAATATAGGGACTCTGAATAGGAAACTATAACTAACAAAAGAAGTAGTACAAGAAGGAATGCAGGTACTTAAATGAGTGGCATAAATTATGAGATTTGTTTGAGATATAATAGTGTGAGTAAATGTATAGAAGTGACATGTACCAACATCAAATGTTGTTATGTGACTTAGGCTAAAAAGAAGAGAAAATATGTTACTTAGAAAAGGGACCCATTTATGATTTAAAGTAACCCAatgtataaataaataaataaattaataaacGAGTTAGTTTTATGTGAGACGGTTTTGTAATAAGTTATTCTGTATTATGGAAGGGTGGATTTGGTATTGATAAGATGGTTATAAAGAGAATGTAGTAAAAATAAATGAAGAGGTTCTATGTGAGACGGTGTTATAATAAGTTATTCTGTATTATGGAACGGTGGATTTGGTGGTGGGGGTTGTAGTAAGAGAAAGTAAGGTGTCAAAAAGGATTGTAGAGAAAATGTAGTAAAAATAGACGGGTAAGATTtatgtgagacggttttataatAAGTTATTGTTTTCGAGTTATGAAATGtggatttggtggtggtggtaggaAGAGGAGTTTAGTGTTTAAAGAGAGGGGATTGTAGAGAGATAGAAGAGGAAAGTGAAAGAAGGGAGAAAAAAGGCATTGGAATTGGTGTGTGTGAGTGAATTGAAAGTTGAAAGCAATATTATTGATGAAATATGAACCGAATAAAGTGAAAGAAAGgaagaaggagatttgttatgGAGAAAAGTCATATGTACGGGGTAGGTTTGTACTCTAATTTTGGATATTGCATCTTGGTAAATATTAGTAGGAGGGATCTTGCATAATAATTTATGTAAAAAAATTATTAAGAATATCGGGTGTATATTACAACACAAAACAAATTCACATTGAAGACGGAAATTATCCGTCACAAACTGAAGACAGATGGATAGTGTTCTTCTTGCAAAATGTAAATGGATACTGCAAGTGGTACTAGCCCttccacttgcattttgtgagagaatCATTGTCCGTCTTCAACTATTGATGGATAGTGGTCGTCTTCAATGAGATGGACTGATATTACAATATGATAAATTAATATCGTATTCATAACTAGTAAATAGTACGGAGTAATAAAAATCTCATACGGAATATTTTATCCGATTCTTTAGATGTTCCTAAATATTTTTTCGATTTGCTAGAATGTacaatcccccctactactaagagaataaaaattctcttagttttcccgcctaaagaaACTTCTTCTTAATTGGGCCTATTTTTCTGGATACTATTAACACAACAAGATTTAATGGATTGTAAATTGTGGACCTTATACGTAGCCCACTTTTTCTATCTCATCTATCAAAGTAAAAGTTATTAATAGCCCATAATTTTGGACTCTACATGTCATATTATAAGCTAGATGAGTGAACTTGATTACtcgtataaatttaaatttatattatatttatatgttacctcttttgtaagaaatcatcagttatttattatgtaaatttttgtcTTAGTAATATGGACTATTTTTTGAAGGATGTAAATTAAAGACACTTATGTATTTTCTATTAGAAATAAAAAAGTGaaaacattattttaataattcgtAAATTGTCTTTTTCGACGCAAGGAATAGTTTTTACTGCTTTTCGTTTTAAGGTCAATAcgcgttttaataaaattatacaactaacttaataattttactattaatgtcataaattagttgcaTGTAACGGTATAAAATTATTGTGTTATTTTTAATAGTAAAAAAATAACTTAAGTTAAAATGTTTTCTTATGGTAGTAAACTCTTTTTTCAacctcttattaatattatatgta
Protein-coding sequences here:
- the LOC141619200 gene encoding type IV inositol polyphosphate 5-phosphatase 7-like, which encodes MREDAKPKKSKLSWSKSLIRKWFNIKSKREAEDYHADELAFGGEVEWRSSFSEREQSNLKKSKIEKFNIKTDGLNRGGGEYLEHPRIIDVQNHSVFVGTWNVAGKSPPSNMSLDDWLHASPAADIYVLGFQEIVPLNPSNILGSEDNGPAKKWVSLIRKTLNNRPGICGSSGNHTPSPVPTPIIEMNADFEGSSRHKAASFFHRRSFQATGSWKNENDPSSSQPRLDRRYSVCDRAIFGHRSSNYRPSDYRPSDCRPSDYRPSDYRPSDYRPSDYRPSDYRPSDFSKWGSSEEDYYPGDSPSTVLFSPMSCGGSAHSDIGYRQPKQSRYCLIVSKQMVGIYLTVWVRKDLREHVRNVKVSCVGRGLMGYLGNKGSIAVSMLLHQTSFCFVCTHLTSGQKEGDELRRNADVMEILKKTRFPRVSSTGEEKSPETIVEHDRVIWLGDLNYRLTLPYRSVRALVEMQNWRALLEKDQLRMEQRRGHVFSGWNEGNIYFPPTYKYSHNSDRYAGDDMHPKEKRRTPAWCDRILWHGSGLHQLSYVRAESRFSDHRPVYSIFWAEVESIPARLRRSMSHASAKIEVADLLPYSQGYTELCFF